The genomic segment TGGAAGTCGCAACTGCGCTCGGACGAAGCGGCGCTGCCGATCGCCCGCGTGGCCGGGCGCAGCGCGAGCCGCACGGTGCTGCTCGATCCGCGCTTCATCCCGCCGCTGCTCGACACGCGCGCGCACGTCGTGCTCAATTCGCTGATCGACGAGCTGCAAAGCACGCTGCGCGTGCGCCTCGCGCATACGTCCGGGCAGCGGGTGCTGTCCGCGGGCGGGGGCATCGCGGACCTGATCGAGCTGCTGCTGCGGCAGGCGATCGCCGAGTACCGGATGCGGCTCGCGCATCTCGATGCGTTCGATCCGCTGCCGCCCGCGCTGCTGTATCGCGGCGATCAGCCTGCTCGGGCGGCTGAGCGTGCTGCCCGGCGTCGACGAGGAGCTGGCCGAGCGCGATTTCGGCTACCGCCACGACGACCTGCAAGGCAGCTTCGAGCCGCTCGCGGCCACCTTGCGGCATGCGCTCGCGCGCGTGATCGAGACGCCGGTGCTGCCGCTGCGATTCGAGGATCGCGGCGACCAGGTCCATATCTGCGTGGTCGACAAGCAGTGGAACCTGAAGAAGCTCGTGTTCGCGGTGTCGGCCGCGATGCCGGCCGACAAGCTGCGCCAGCTGCTGCCGCAGCAGACCAAGCTCGGCGCGGTCGAACAGATCCAGAAGCTGGTGGACCTGCAACTGCCGGGGGCCCGCCTGATCCCGCTGCCCAACCCGCCGCGCCAGATTCCCTATTACGCCCAAAGCACCTACTTCGAGGTCGAATCGACCGATCCGTTCTGGACGCAGACGCTCGCCGGCTCGGCGATGGCGCTGCGCATCGTCGGCGATTTTCCGGACCTGCGTTTCGAAGCATGGGGCTTGAGAGACGGGAAGGTGGCATGACACACGATATGAACCGCTATCCACGATGAACCTGCTCAGAAACGTTTCCTCTGCCATCCGGCGCGCGTCAACGAGCCCCGATCTGCTCGATCGGGTGATGGCGAATCTCGATCTGGCGACGCGAACGCCGACGCTGTCGTCGCTGGCCAATGCGGCATCGGCCGACGGCGCCGCATCGGTCGGCGAAGCCAGTCCCCCTGCGCCGCCGGCACAGGACCACGCGGTGCTGCCGTTCCCGGCGCCGGCGGGCAACGCCCGCGCGCGGCGCGACGGCACGGTGTCGTCGCCCGTGGTCTACAGCCAGCAAGGCGAACAGGTCGCGATCCTGAAGGCCGGCCAGCAGTCGGCGAGCTGGAGCAACCCGTTCGTGTCGCACGCGCTGCCCGCGATCCTGCAATTGCGGCGGCATCTTGCGGACGGGCCGCTCGACCAGTCCGCGGTACGCACGCAGCTCGGCCTAGAAGCGAGGCTCTACCGGGAACGGCTCGCCAGTTCCGGTTGCGAATGGGAGCAGATCCGCGACGCGTCGTACCTGCTGTGCACGTATCTGGACGAAAGCGTCAGCGATGCTGCGCGTGCCGCGTCGCAGGTGCTTTACGACGGCGAGCGCAGCCTGCTGGTGGAGTTCCACGACGACGCGTGGGGCGGCGAGGACGCATTCGCCGATCTCGGGCGCTGGATGAAGGCGGGCGATCCGCCCGTCGGCCTGCTGGCGTTCTACGAGCTGATCCTGTCGCTCGGCTGGCGGGGCCGCTATCGCGTGCTGGACCGCGGCGACGTGCTGCTGAAGGACCTGCGCTCGCAGTTGCACGCGCTCATCTGGCGTCACGTACCGCCCGAGCCGCTCGGCACCGGGTTGATCACGCCGGCGCGTCCGCGTCGCCGGTGGTGGACGCCGGTGCGGGCGGGCGCGGTCGCGCTAGGCGCCGTGCTGCTGACCTACGGCATCGCGAGCGCGGTGCTCGACTCGCAGGGTCGACCGATGCGCAACGCGCTGGCCGCATGGATGCCGCCGACCCGCACGATCAATCTCGCGGAAACGTTGCCGCCGCCGCTGCCGCAACTGTTGTCCGAGGGCTGGCTCACGGCGTACAAGCATCCGCAGGGCTGGCTGCTGGTGTTCCGTAGCGACGGCGCGTTCGACGTGGGCAAGGCGCAGGTGCGCGCCGATTTCGAGCGCAACATCGAGCGGCTCGGGTTGGCGTTCGCGCCGTGGCCGGGGGATCTAGAGGTGATCGGCCACACCGACCGGCAGCCGATCCGCACGAACGAGTTCGCGGACAACCTGGCGCTGTCGGAAGCGCGGGCGCGGACCGTCGCCGCGGAACTGCGCAAGACCGCGGTGCCGGGCGGTGCGCAGGCGCCCGAGAACGCCGTGAAGCGGAACATCGACTATTCGGGGCGCGGCGACGCGCAGCCGATCGATGCGGCACAGACGCCCGCTGCCTACGAGCGAAACCGGCGGGTGGACGTGCTTTGGAAGGTAATCCCGGCGGGCGGCCGGCGCGCGCCGAATGCGGCCGATTCGCCGGGCGTCGGCCCAGCCGCGCGGCCCGCGCTTCCGGACGGCGTCGTGACGGCACCCGACGGCCAGTCGCCGTATGCAACCGAGGACAAAAAGCAATGATACGAAACAGTCTGCGGGTCTTTGTCGCGGTTCTGATCGCAGTCTTGATCTGCTGGGTCGGCCCTTTGTTTGCGCTGGGCATCTACCGTCCGTTCGCCTCGGTCTGGGTGCGCGAAATCCTGGTCGCAGCCGTGCTCGTGTGGGGGCTGTGGCCGACGCTTGCGCGGCTCTGGGCACGGCTTGCGATGAGTCCGCGCCGGGTGCGCACGTCGCAGCCGGAGGCGCGATCCGATTTCATCGACGAGCGGCTGCGCGACCTGGACCGCCAATTGAAGGCCCGCTGGCTGCGCGAGCCGCGCAGCCGCTGGAAGCACTGGGGTGGCGTGCTGAGCCGGCAGCATCGGGCCGCGCTGCCGTGGTACGTCGTCCTCGGCGCGGAAGGGAGCGGCAAGACGAGCCTGGTGGTGAAGGCGGTGAACGCGGGCGGCTCCGACATGGCGCAGAGGCTCGCGATCGAACCGCTCGACAGCCGTGGAGGCGACTTCGATTTCCGCATCGCCAGCGACGCGGTGTGGTTCGATATCGGCGGCCGCTGGAACTTGCGTGATGGCATCGACGACACGTCGCTCGACGCGTGGAAAAAGCTGCTGCACGGGCTGCGTCGCCTGCGCGGGGGCGCGCCGGTCAACGGCGTGGTGCTGTGCGTCGACAGTGAGTCGATGGTCGATGCGCCGCTGGAGGTCCGCAAGCGTCTCGCCGACGTCGTGTATCGCCGGCTCACGGAGATGCGCGAGGTATTCGGGCAGCAGGCGCAAGTCTACGTGGCGTTGAACGGGATCGACCGGCTCGACGGCGCGGTCTCCATGCTGTCGCTGCTGGACGCCAGCCGCTGGGCGAGTGGCGTGGGCTTCTGCCTGCCCGAGCAGGCGTGCGACGAAGGCGCGGCGGCGGCCGGCGCGAGCTGGCATGGCGCGTTGCAGCACCTGCAGCAGCGCGTCCAGCAGCAGGTGTTGTTCTCCGCACCGGCGGCGACCGAGGTCGCGGCGAATTACGCGCAATTGCGCTTCGTCGAGACGCTTAGCCAGCTGCACAAGGCGCTGCTCGTCTGGCTGCAGATGGCGATCATGCCCGGCGAGCTCCATGCCGCCGCGCGGCTGCGCGGCGTGTGGATGGGCTCGATGGCGGAACTGGCTGTCGCGCAGTCGGGCGGCGCGACGGCCGGGCCACCGGTGCAGACCTGGCCGATGGACGCGTTGTGGACGCCTCTGTTCCGGCAGGTTGCGCTCGAGCGCGACGCCGTGCGGCCGAGCGGCACGCAATCGTGGCGCAGCCGGGCTGGCCACGCGCTGCGCTGGGCGGCGCTGCCGGTCCTCGCGATCTGTCTCGTGCTCTGGTTTGGCTGGAGCTACTTCGCCGAGCGCACCTATCTCGACGACGTGTGGGCGCAGTTCAGCGAAGCGAAGCGCGTGGCGCAGGCCCAGGTGTCGTATGGCCCTGACGACGGCTCGCCGCTGCTCGACGTCGCGAGCCAGATGCACTACGCGCAGGCGCAGGCGCAAGACGCCGGCCGGCGGATGGCGACGCCGTACTTCGAGCACGGACTCGTCGCCGATGCGGCGCGCGACACTTACCACCGGCAGTTGCAGAAGATGCTGATGCCGGAGCTGTACAACGAGGTGCGGCGCGTGCTGGTCGCGCAGTCGGACGGCGCCCCCGGCGATGTGTACCAGACGCTCAAGGTGTACTTGATGCTGTGCCGGCCCGATCGGCGCAACGCGACCGAAGTCGAGCGCTGGCTGAGCAGCCGCTGGGACAGCCTGTCCGGCGGGCAGTACGGCGACGACGACCGGCGCGCGCTGCTGGCGCATGTGCGCGCGCTGATCGAGCTGCCGAAGCTTCCGGGCACGCCCGAGGACGCGAACCTGGTGCGCTCGGCGCGTGCCCGGGCCGAGCAGATTCCGATCGTGACGCGCGTGTTGCAGAACATTCACGCGCAGGGGTTGCCGGCCCAGGTCAACGACACCTCGCTGTCGCGCGCGGCCGGCTTCGCATCGGCGATGAGCCTGCGGATGCGTAGCGACACCCCGGCGACCGACGTTGCGGTGTCCGGCTGGTTCACGCGGGCCGGCTACACGGACGTGTTCCTGCCGCGTCTGGAGAAGAGTGCGCGCGCGACGCTCGAGGAGGATAGCTGGGTGCTGCACGACACGATGCTGCACGGCAATAGCTTCCAGATCGACGGGCTGGTGCAGAAGCTCACGGATGCCACCCGTGCGCAGTTCCTGCAGGACTACATCACCGCCTGGCAGAACTTCCTCAACGATGTGACGGTGCGCAGCGTTACGGGCCTTGACGACGCTTCGCAGTTGGCGGCGGCGATGATGGATTCGCAGTCGCCGCTCGCGAGCCTGCTGCGCTTCGCGGCGCGCGAGGCGACGCTCACCGGCGCAAGCGACGAAGGCAATATCGACAGCTGGATCGATCGTCAGAAATTTCGTTTCGAAAAGGGACGGCGCCAGATCGTTGGCGAGTTGAATGGCCAGCACTATCGGACCGTGCTGTTGCCGGAGCATGTTGTCGAGGAGCACTTCCAGGCCATCCGGCAACTGGCCGCGCAGTTGAACAATCGCGGCGTGGAGTCGAGTAGTCCGCTCTCCCGGCTGTTCGAGCCGCTATACCGGCAATTGGGGCTCGTCAACGGTGCATTGCAGGCAGGGCAGGTGCTGCCCGCGCAATACGATGCATTCTCGCGGCTCAAGGAAACCGCCGCGCGTCAGCCCGAGCCGGTGCGGGGCATCATGCTCGACCTGATCGGCAACGGTAGCGCAATGACGACCCGCGAGTCGGGCGCACTGCTCAATCGCGGCGCGGCAGGCGCGACATCCACCGTGTGCAGTACCGGATTCACGAGCCGTTATCCGTTCCGCCGCGGCGCGCGGGTCGATGCGGGCGTGGAGGATTTCGAGCGCCTGTTCAGCGCCCAGGGACTGATGGCGACGTACTTCCGCGATCACCTCTTGCCCTACGTCGACACGTCGAGCACGCCGTGGAAGGAGCTGCGTTCCAACGGCGGGAATCTCGGCCTCGTGAATCCGAGCGTGCTGTCGTCGTACGAGACGGCCGATCGCATCCGCGGCGCGACGCTCGACGAATCCGGGCGCCTGGGAGTATCCACCGTGCTGCGCTTCGTCGACATGGATTCGCAGATTTCGGAAGCACAGCTGATCGTCGGCGGACAGACGCTGCACTATGCGCACGGGATGACTTCTCCCCAGCGAATCGACTGGAATGGGCAGAGCGCTAAGCTCGCGATCCAGTTGCAGCTGAAATCGGTCGACGGTCGGCTGAACACGATTCAGTTCGACGGACCTTGGGCATTGTTCCGCTTCTTCGACGCGGGGCAGGCGGCGGGCGGGACGGCCGACCGTCGCGAGAGGCTGTATCAGACGAGCATCGGGGCGGTCCGGCTGGAGTGGCAGGCGCTGACGACGCCTTCGCCGATCTGGTCAGGCATCCTGCAGTCGTTCAGATGTCCGTCGTGATGCACGCCATGTATCGCAATGCGCCAACCGGCGCGAACTTGAAAAGGAGTAGCAGATGATTGATCCGAAGGTAATCCTGGCTGCGTGCACCAGCGCACATGAATACGGACAGAGCGCAGGAAGCTCGATGGCGCAGCCATTCATGGACTCGATTCCTGACATGTCGGTGGCATCGTCGCAGAACGCGAGCAACGTGATCGGCGGCGTTCATCAGATCGGCGGCAAGATGCTGGACCATATGGTGAACATCAAGGCGTCGGTCGACAAGCAGGTTGCCGCGCACCAGGACGCGCAGCAGCGGCAAAAGACCTACGACTTCAACGTTAACATGAATGACCTGCGACCTACCAACACGGTCGGTTTCCCACAGGAAATGCCGTCCAACTTCTTCGCGCCGTTTAAAACCGGAAAATAGTCGGCTTGGACGCGAGCCGCTGCGCGGCTCGCGAAAGTTGGCAGGTCTGGCGTTCTGCGTCAGGTCTTCTGGGCGTAGCCGGCGACAACGGACGGCGCGCCGCATCATTTGAAAGGAATACGCAATCATGAAGAGAATATTTTTTGGACTCCTATTCGGTACGTTGTCAGTGAGCGCCTATGCGCAATTCGGCCAGCTTATCCAGTCGGTCACGGATCAAGTGACCAGCGCTGCGCAGACGCAGGTGAACCAGGGCGTGCGGTCGGCGACGGATGAGGCGGTACAGTCGGCGACGACGCATACGCGCAAGATGATCGACTCTGTGCGCTCGTCCGACAAAAGCACGATAAAGGAAGGCCAGGACGTAAAGCCTCAATGACCCGGAGCGAGATCGAGCGGATACGCCCCGCCCCGGGGGGACTGAATCGCGCAGCATGCAGGCGCGTGTCGATAGGAGAAAACTCTTTGGATTTTCCTAACGTAATTGCAGAACCAGATTCGTCTAAAAAATGACCGTCATCCGAGGAATTTTATGCGTCTGATCGAATTACGCAGCGATGTATTGGACTCGAGGGTAGTCGCACTGGCTTTTACGGCTCGCGAGGATTTCTCGCAGGAGCCGTCGTACCGCCTCGACCTGTTGAGCAGCGATCCGGAGCTAGATCTGGACTCGCTGCTGGGCGGGTTAGTGTCGGCCGACATCGACCTTGACGACGGAATGATACGAACCTTCAACACCTACGTGTTTGGGGGCTACGACACGGGGCAGCTGAGTGGTCAATATACCTACACGCTGGAACTGAAAAGCTGGCTGTCGTTCCTGGAGGAGAACCAGAACAGCCGGATCTTTCAGAACCTGACGGTGCCGCAGATCGTCGAGCAGGTGTTCCAGGGACATCAGCGGACTGATTACCGCTTCGAGCTGGAAGGCGCGTATGACGTGCGCGAATACTGTGTGCAGTTTCAGGAATCCGATCTGAATTTCGTCAAACGCCTGCTCGAAGACGAAGGGATCTACTTCTGGGTTGAGCACGAGTTGTTCCGGCACGTGGTGGTGCTGTCCGACACGCAGCGCTTCAGGGACCTGCCGTTTCCTTATCGGCAGTTGCGGTACCTGCCAGACGGCGAGGAGTCGCGGGCGATCTGGGGGCGCGAAGGGGTGCAGCGGCTGCAGAAGACCCGTCGGGTGCGGCCAAACAACGTCGCGCTGCGCGATTTCAACTACCTGGCGCCCTCGAACCGTCTGGACAGTGATGCACAGATTTCGCCGGAGCCGGCGCTGTCGGGAGTGCAGCTTGAATACTACGACTACGCGGCGGGGTATCAGCAGGAACAGACTGGGGAGCGTCTGGCGCGGTTAAGACTCGAGGCGTTTCAGGCGGAGGCACATGTGTTGACCGGCGAGGCGAACGCGCGCGCCTTGGGAACTGGTCAGGCATTCACGCTGGGTGGTTACCCGGCGGTGAGCCGGAATCGTCGCTACTACGTGATCGGCAGCGAGCTGTCGTTTATCCAGGACGGACCGGACAGCACATCGCAGGGGCGTAACGTCGTGGTGAAGTTTCGCGCGTTGGCGGACAACCAGCCGTACCGGCCGGCGCTCGTGACAAGGCGGCCGCAAGTGCCCGGCATCCAGAGTGCGACGGTGGTGGGATCACAGGTGTCGGAGGTGTACACCGACAGGCTCGGTCGGATCAAGGTGCATTTCCACTGGGACCGCTACAAGACGGTCGAAGCCGATGCATCGTGCTGGATCCGGGTGTCACAGGCCTGGGCTGGCAAGGGTTGGGGCGTGCTCGCATTGCCGCGGGTTGGGCAGGAGGTGCTGGTGACATATGTGGACGGCGATCTCGACCGGCCGGTGGTGACAGGGGTCGTCTACAACGGCGAGAACCCGACACCCTATGACTTGCCGAAGGATGCCCGCTACACGGGGCTGGTGTCGCGTTCGATCAAGCAGGCGGGGCAGGCGCAGAACGGTAGCCAGCTCACGTTCGACGACCAATATGGCGCGGAACGCCTGATGCTCCACTCCGAGCGCGACATGCAGCAGACCGTCGAGCGCAACAGCTCGATCGCCGTCGGTCAGGATTTCAATACATCGATAGTGGGCACCAATACCTCCGTCGTCGGTACGAACATAAGTTACACAGGAACTGCTGTCTCATATACGGGCGTCTCGGTCGGCTACGCGGGTGTTTCAACAAGTTTCACCGGCGTCAATACGTCATGTGTCGGTGTAAGTACAAGCTATACCGGTGTTAGCACATCATTCACCGGAGTAGAAACGGGATTCGTTGGAGTCTCCACATCATTCACCGGAATTTCAACCGGCTTTACCGGAGTATCGACGCAGTTTACGGGGGCAGACTTTTCCGTTCATGGTTCTAGCACATCAGTCACGGGTGTATCAAATAGCATGTGTGGTATTTCTTCGTCGTTGACTGGGACACATACGTCAGTTACTGGTCAGGAGCAGAGCATTGTGGGCGTGTCTCTATCCTATACAGGTGTATCGAACCACATGACTGGCACCAGCGCCTCGGTGACTGGTACATCGACAAATATTACGGGGACATCAGTGTCGAACACCGAGACGGAAATCAGTGTAATCGGTACATCAGCATCGACAGTAGGTACATCAACAAGCGTAACCGGAGTTCACTCATCGACTACCGATAGCTCATTTAGCGTTACCGGGTCAAGCACTTCATTAACTGGAAATTCATTCTCGCTTGTTGGGTTAAATTATTCATGCGTCGGAGTTGGTTATGCAAATCTCGGAGTTGACTTAAATCAAGTTCAAATGCAAATTTTGAATTGACCCTTTGTTTTGTTGCCATTCATGGGCGGGCATTATTATGTATTAATTTCTCGATTGCCGCGAAAGGTGAAATGGAGTCGAATTAAGCGAGCATCAAAGATGGTGTGACGATGGCTTTTAGCCTATAAGCACGGCACTCAGAAATCGGCCAATCTTTTCGAGGTATACGAATACACGCATCTGTAAATGTTTTTCAACGATATAAAATATGCATAAATATGGCACGCCCGACATTAACGTGATCTGCACTTGCGCGCAGCGCACGTGATTTGCAATTAATTGACCGCATCGACGGAATTGCTGCTCTTTTATTGTAATTTTTATGGGATCTGTGGATTTATGAGTAACCCGATTATAATTAGACCCCGAGTTAGACCGCAAATTTACCCCGATACCCCGAAATCTCCGGTTGAAATTCATCATGAAACTCAGGGGGTTAAAATTGAAAATAACCCGGAAATTCATGTTGAAGATCATTCGGAAATTCAATCTGAGAGCCATCCCGCGAGAGTGCCGCGTCGCAATTCGCCTCAGGTCCGAGTCGAAGTTGTTGATAATGTGGAAAATACTGGCCATGCAAATCAGGAATCGCGGAACAATCCGACTTATGGGGATATAAATTCACACCCCGACTTCGGGGGTGAAAAATCCGAGGCGCCAGGTCAAAAAGGTACTTCGCGAATTCGTAGAGCACTATGGAATCCAACTATCCAGGCCGAAGAGAACGAGCGGAGGGAAGCAGAGTATTATCAGGGTCTTTCTACATGGGATAAAGGTCTATATAATTTCAAATATTATGGCGAAGCATTACTCTTAACTCTAGCTGCTGGGCCAGGAGTAGAAATTGCAGAAGGGCCCGGAGCGGTCGGAGCGGTCGGAGCGGTCGGAGCGCCAGATCCGCTGGCGCCAAATGTATATACATTTGGGTCAGTAGAAAGCAATTCCCTCTTAGGCAGTGAAGAAAGTATTGGTCTTGACGGTCCGTCGTCTCCGATAAATAATCCATCTCAGTCTTCGCGGCGTAATAACTTCAGGGGGAATTCAAATTCTAGGCCCGATGAAACAGGTGAGATAAGGGAGCCGGGGAACCAAGGTAGTGGGCATGCGTCAAAGGATACAGGAAAGAGCGCGTTTGAGAGTAAACTTGACTCTCAGGTCAAAGAAGAAGCTAACGCGAGGCTTAGTAAGGATCAGAAGGCATATTCAAAGGGGGCTCGAAACAGAGAGTCGGCGTACGCCCGTGCTGGGTCGTACACTACTGGGGCTCACCCTGCTGAGGTGATTAGCGATTCATTTGTAAATCTTTCTGCGAAATTTAAGAACTTTCCGGGGACGAAACCTACTGAGACCCCCCCAGGAGGCCAGTCTAATGTCACTTATTATAAAGTCCACGATCCCGATGCTTTCTTGAAAGCGGTTGATATGGCGTATGGTGGTTCATTGAACAGCCTGACGAGAGCGCAAATCAGAGATTACGTAACCAGTAATCAGGCTATCGGCGAAGTATACGGGGTTCCCGGGTTGCATGCAGAAGTTAGAGCGGCAAATGACCTGTATAATAAACTTGACGCGAGTTATGGCGAGGGTGCTGCACGTCAACGTCTTGAAGCTGGCGATATTAGCGTTTCTACTTATAAATTGGGGGCTAAGTCAATGTCGGGGGAGACCGGCGGCCCTTTCCTTGCGTGTCAAAACTGCAGCGGGATTCTTCCGTCATCCATTAACGCCACTACTGGTAGAACAACTCCATGAAACGCATTTCATCTGATGTAATACAAAAAACTGGCACTCTTTTTTTCTATGAAGGGGCGCCGTTTTCCGGAGTGCTCTATGAGAAAAGAGAAAATGAAAACATCCTACCTTGGGTTGTCGAGAGTGGTGAAATAAAGGAGCGCTATATCTCACCTTATTTTGATATCCAGGATGATGTGCCGCATATTGAATTGACGGACGACGCATCAGAGGTTGGTCGTTTAATGCATGATGGTGGGCTGTTTAGTGGGGTTGCGTATTCATTCGACAACGGATTTTGTTGCGAGGAATATTTTTTTCTCAATGGCGAGGCAATTGTCGATATTTGTTGGGGAGGACGCGGGGACTTGATATCTTATGAAAGAGTGAGAGGGGATATCACTGAGACGTATGAATGGCATGATAACGGAAGGATTAAAAGCTATAAGGCAAATACGGCCGATTCATTTTTTGGATTTTTGAAGTTTTCGGCTGATGGACTTCTTGAAGGGGTAGGGGGCTATCGCGGGTTTGTTGGAAAGCTTCATGAATTGTTGGATGATGCAAAATCTTTGCAAATTGGCATAGGTAATAATTTATTTTCCTCTGCCTGCTCGAGTGAGCTAAAATTAATTGGCGCTGACATTGGTGATGATTTTCTTGATGGCATGATTAAATCTGGGGCATTGTCATCGGTCGAGACTTTACTTATTGTTGATACAAGTGTAACCCATGATGGAATTTTTGCCGTTTGTAGCGAGGCAAGAATTAAGAAAATCTCCATCAAGGAGGATGATGAAGGTCGGCGCAATGATTTGATTGGCGTGAGCCATAGTTTCCCGGAGGTTGATATCAAATCAATCTACTGAATTTATTTCATCGAAATAAATAACTGGGGCGACATTAATCGATCGATAGATAATTCTCCTATTTCGATTCCTAACACTCTGATGCTAATATTCAAGAATACAGTTGGCATCAGAGTGCTTAGAGACGGTTTCATAAAGGCTGCTCGGCGCGCCGGAGGGTATTCCAGCAGATCAGGCAGCAACCGAGTTTGAGGAACGCGCAGTGAATGTCGGCACGGCGCTCGAAATGAATACAGAGGCGGCGAAAGGATGCAGGCAGGCATGCGTGCGCTCAACGACCCAGCGATATTTGCCAAGGCCGCTGCAATGTTCGGTCGCGCCGCTCACGACGAATGTCTCGAATGCCGCGCTATACGCCTACGCGCCGAACTTCATCAAACTCAGCTGGCGCGCTGTGAAACTGGCCAAGCCGGCTAGTACCCTGACGCAAGCCCAAGTCCGCCAGCGGGCCACCCAGGCGGTGCAATCGGGCACGCATGCTCCATGCGGACGCGGCGCTCCCCTTTACGCTGCCAACCTCAACGGTGCCGCACAGCGGCACGCTGCCGAGAGGGCTCAAGGTCGGCGATCCGGTCCAAGGGGCGACGCCGCTGCCGCCGGGCTTTCCGGCGGCAGCGTCCACGAAAAACGGCTTCGACGGCGACGTCGAGATCCACATCGCGACGTAAGCGAGCTACGCATTCCGGCTGCACGCTCGTCCCTATGCTAGGAGACACCTTATGGCACTCTTCCAGATTCCGGTGCAATCCGCCGACGGCTACCCGACCGCCGCCATGACTCCTGACCATGTTGTCGCCTTGCGCGCCTCGCCAGCCCACGCCGGACACGTTGAGATCCGGCGGAATGGACGCACCGCTGCCGGACAGGTGGTAACGCTCACCACACCCCTCGATCTGGCCCAGGTGGCGGGCTTGTTCGAG from the Burkholderia sp. FERM BP-3421 genome contains:
- a CDS encoding DotU/TssL family secretion system protein, with product MLDRVMANLDLATRTPTLSSLANAASADGAASVGEASPPAPPAQDHAVLPFPAPAGNARARRDGTVSSPVVYSQQGEQVAILKAGQQSASWSNPFVSHALPAILQLRRHLADGPLDQSAVRTQLGLEARLYRERLASSGCEWEQIRDASYLLCTYLDESVSDAARAASQVLYDGERSLLVEFHDDAWGGEDAFADLGRWMKAGDPPVGLLAFYELILSLGWRGRYRVLDRGDVLLKDLRSQLHALIWRHVPPEPLGTGLITPARPRRRWWTPVRAGAVALGAVLLTYGIASAVLDSQGRPMRNALAAWMPPTRTINLAETLPPPLPQLLSEGWLTAYKHPQGWLLVFRSDGAFDVGKAQVRADFERNIERLGLAFAPWPGDLEVIGHTDRQPIRTNEFADNLALSEARARTVAAELRKTAVPGGAQAPENAVKRNIDYSGRGDAQPIDAAQTPAAYERNRRVDVLWKVIPAGGRRAPNAADSPGVGPAARPALPDGVVTAPDGQSPYATEDKKQ
- a CDS encoding type VI secretion system Vgr family protein, which codes for MRLIELRSDVLDSRVVALAFTAREDFSQEPSYRLDLLSSDPELDLDSLLGGLVSADIDLDDGMIRTFNTYVFGGYDTGQLSGQYTYTLELKSWLSFLEENQNSRIFQNLTVPQIVEQVFQGHQRTDYRFELEGAYDVREYCVQFQESDLNFVKRLLEDEGIYFWVEHELFRHVVVLSDTQRFRDLPFPYRQLRYLPDGEESRAIWGREGVQRLQKTRRVRPNNVALRDFNYLAPSNRLDSDAQISPEPALSGVQLEYYDYAAGYQQEQTGERLARLRLEAFQAEAHVLTGEANARALGTGQAFTLGGYPAVSRNRRYYVIGSELSFIQDGPDSTSQGRNVVVKFRALADNQPYRPALVTRRPQVPGIQSATVVGSQVSEVYTDRLGRIKVHFHWDRYKTVEADASCWIRVSQAWAGKGWGVLALPRVGQEVLVTYVDGDLDRPVVTGVVYNGENPTPYDLPKDARYTGLVSRSIKQAGQAQNGSQLTFDDQYGAERLMLHSERDMQQTVERNSSIAVGQDFNTSIVGTNTSVVGTNISYTGTAVSYTGVSVGYAGVSTSFTGVNTSCVGVSTSYTGVSTSFTGVETGFVGVSTSFTGISTGFTGVSTQFTGADFSVHGSSTSVTGVSNSMCGISSSLTGTHTSVTGQEQSIVGVSLSYTGVSNHMTGTSASVTGTSTNITGTSVSNTETEISVIGTSASTVGTSTSVTGVHSSTTDSSFSVTGSSTSLTGNSFSLVGLNYSCVGVGYANLGVDLNQVQMQILN
- a CDS encoding YwqJ-related putative deaminase, producing the protein MTASTELLLFYCNFYGICGFMSNPIIIRPRVRPQIYPDTPKSPVEIHHETQGVKIENNPEIHVEDHSEIQSESHPARVPRRNSPQVRVEVVDNVENTGHANQESRNNPTYGDINSHPDFGGEKSEAPGQKGTSRIRRALWNPTIQAEENERREAEYYQGLSTWDKGLYNFKYYGEALLLTLAAGPGVEIAEGPGAVGAVGAVGAPDPLAPNVYTFGSVESNSLLGSEESIGLDGPSSPINNPSQSSRRNNFRGNSNSRPDETGEIREPGNQGSGHASKDTGKSAFESKLDSQVKEEANARLSKDQKAYSKGARNRESAYARAGSYTTGAHPAEVISDSFVNLSAKFKNFPGTKPTETPPGGQSNVTYYKVHDPDAFLKAVDMAYGGSLNSLTRAQIRDYVTSNQAIGEVYGVPGLHAEVRAANDLYNKLDASYGEGAARQRLEAGDISVSTYKLGAKSMSGETGGPFLACQNCSGILPSSINATTGRTTP
- a CDS encoding DUF6277 family protein; translation: MIDPKVILAACTSAHEYGQSAGSSMAQPFMDSIPDMSVASSQNASNVIGGVHQIGGKMLDHMVNIKASVDKQVAAHQDAQQRQKTYDFNVNMNDLRPTNTVGFPQEMPSNFFAPFKTGK
- the tssM gene encoding type VI secretion system membrane subunit TssM, translated to MIRNSLRVFVAVLIAVLICWVGPLFALGIYRPFASVWVREILVAAVLVWGLWPTLARLWARLAMSPRRVRTSQPEARSDFIDERLRDLDRQLKARWLREPRSRWKHWGGVLSRQHRAALPWYVVLGAEGSGKTSLVVKAVNAGGSDMAQRLAIEPLDSRGGDFDFRIASDAVWFDIGGRWNLRDGIDDTSLDAWKKLLHGLRRLRGGAPVNGVVLCVDSESMVDAPLEVRKRLADVVYRRLTEMREVFGQQAQVYVALNGIDRLDGAVSMLSLLDASRWASGVGFCLPEQACDEGAAAAGASWHGALQHLQQRVQQQVLFSAPAATEVAANYAQLRFVETLSQLHKALLVWLQMAIMPGELHAAARLRGVWMGSMAELAVAQSGGATAGPPVQTWPMDALWTPLFRQVALERDAVRPSGTQSWRSRAGHALRWAALPVLAICLVLWFGWSYFAERTYLDDVWAQFSEAKRVAQAQVSYGPDDGSPLLDVASQMHYAQAQAQDAGRRMATPYFEHGLVADAARDTYHRQLQKMLMPELYNEVRRVLVAQSDGAPGDVYQTLKVYLMLCRPDRRNATEVERWLSSRWDSLSGGQYGDDDRRALLAHVRALIELPKLPGTPEDANLVRSARARAEQIPIVTRVLQNIHAQGLPAQVNDTSLSRAAGFASAMSLRMRSDTPATDVAVSGWFTRAGYTDVFLPRLEKSARATLEEDSWVLHDTMLHGNSFQIDGLVQKLTDATRAQFLQDYITAWQNFLNDVTVRSVTGLDDASQLAAAMMDSQSPLASLLRFAAREATLTGASDEGNIDSWIDRQKFRFEKGRRQIVGELNGQHYRTVLLPEHVVEEHFQAIRQLAAQLNNRGVESSSPLSRLFEPLYRQLGLVNGALQAGQVLPAQYDAFSRLKETAARQPEPVRGIMLDLIGNGSAMTTRESGALLNRGAAGATSTVCSTGFTSRYPFRRGARVDAGVEDFERLFSAQGLMATYFRDHLLPYVDTSSTPWKELRSNGGNLGLVNPSVLSSYETADRIRGATLDESGRLGVSTVLRFVDMDSQISEAQLIVGGQTLHYAHGMTSPQRIDWNGQSAKLAIQLQLKSVDGRLNTIQFDGPWALFRFFDAGQAAGGTADRRERLYQTSIGAVRLEWQALTTPSPIWSGILQSFRCPS